From a region of the Panicum virgatum strain AP13 chromosome 2K, P.virgatum_v5, whole genome shotgun sequence genome:
- the LOC120666088 gene encoding BTB/POZ domain-containing protein At2g13690-like: MAADAARGPRGERRRGGGARPRAWCCSFAGAPDSPDLRPLPPSAGRKLPPKSPSAPSFHGSPTSSRLAGLGGLIDPRRILSPGRVSPIDPDGAAPPPLPLPLPLPALPPADEGAAAVVPAERPPAVPSVSAAAPLVAMREEGPGAGGGGALDLRLLLRGRDGRCVHMELDSRVLCGCSAFFTAMAPGEDAVAGGGGKRIEVDGVDNLDAFRVAVELMYEPDPMRWLAAAGVSRAIDVLEVCSSIVFNRGIKSCLAYIEAVPWSENEEEKLKNLFSRLTFDDEISHDIIARLRPHSWKSSDDLTVQLIQSVTSSTNNGARKDMQSLVNGLLSKSSVYQKDSSGLNKESLYQICYSCLESLVNLFEEVIESTYHTGQAVVLRGSRPLIERVSSQTENLNWLLDILVNNDMAEEFVELWAKHDRLIRMHEQASPMIRYELSRISACVFIVLGKGKVQCRGDIRSLLFQGWFSTMLLDFGWLQRCSKGLDIRSLEENLGRGLLTLPLRQQQSLFEEWFQFYATKGAECPNLIRAFQVWWRRSFIRSSVESRS, translated from the exons ATggcggcggacgcggcgcggggcccgcgcggggagcggcggcgcggcgggggcgcgcgccCGCGCGCCTGGTGCTGCTCCTTCGCGGGCGCGCCGGACAGCCCCGACCTCCGCCCGCTCCCGCCGTCCGCGGGGCGGAAGCTGCCGCCCAAGTCCCCGTCGGCGCCGTCGTTCCACGGCTCGCCGACCTCGTCCAGGCTAGCGGGCCTCGGCGGGCTCATCGACCCGCGCCGCATCCTCTCGCCGGGCCGCGTCTCCCCCATCGACCCCGACggcgcggccccgccgcccctcccgctcccgctcccgctccccgcTTTGCCGCCCGCGGACGAGGGCGCGGCCGCCGTGGTCCccgcggagcggccgccggcggtgccgtcggtgtcggcggcggcgccgctggtgGCCATGCGGGAGGAGggtcccggcgccggcggcggtggcgcgctgGATCTGAGGCTTTTACTCCGGGGTAGGGACGGGAGGTGCGTGCACATGGAGCTCGACTCCAGGGTGCTGTGCGGGTGCAGCGCCTTCTTTAccgccatggcgccgggcgAGGATGCTGTGGCGGGTGGTGGCGGGAAGAGGATCGAGGTGGATGGGGTGGACAATTTGGATGCTTTCAGGGTCGCGGTGGAGCTTATGTACGAGCCGGATCCGATGCGGTGGCTTGCAGCTGCCGGCGTGTCACGCGCCATCGATGTGTTGGAG GTATGTTCCTCAATTGTGTTCAATAGAGGAATCAAATCGTGTCTGGCATACATAGAAGCTGTTCCCTGGAGCGAGAATGAGGAGGAGAAGCTGAAGAATCTCTTTTCAAGGTTAACTTTTGATGATGAAATATCCCATGATATAATAGCAAGATTGCGGCCCCACAGCTGGAAAAGCTCAGATGACCTCACGGTGCAGCTTATCCAATCTGTCACTAGCAGCACCAACAATGGGGCGAGAAAAGACATGCAATCTTTGGTAAATGGCCTTCTAAGCAAAAGTTCAGTGTATCAAAAGGACTCATCAGGGCTAAACAAGGAGAGCCTGTACCAGATCTGTTATTCATGTTTGGAGTCACTGGTCAATCTCTTCGAAGAGGTCATAGAATCAACATATCACACAGGTCAGGCTGTGGTACTTAGAGGGAGTAGACCACTGATTGAGCGAGTCTCTAGCCAAACAGAAAACCTCAACTGGCTCTTAGACATTCTTGTAAACAATGACATGGCAGAAGAATTCGTAGAACTGTGGGCAAAGCATGACCGGCTCATCAGGATGCATGAGCAAGCATCACCGATGATCAGGTATGAGCTAAGCAGAATATCAGCCTGCGTGTTCATTGTGCTTGGCAAAGGAAAAGTGCAGTGCCGTGGCGACATACGAAGCCTTCTCTTTCAGGGATGGTTCAGCACAATGCTGTTGGATTTTGGCTGGCTTCAGCGTTGTTCCAAAGGTCTAGATATCAGATCACTGGAAGAGAATTTAGGGCGAGGCCTTCTAACCCTCCCTCTCAGGCAGCAACAGAGTTTGTTCGAGGAATGGTTCCAGTTCTATGCAACCAAAGGAGCTGAGTGTCCGAACCTTATTAGAGCTTTCCAGGTATGGTGGAGAAGGTCTTTCATTAGATCATCAGTAGAATCTCGAAGCTAA